From Jeotgalibaca dankookensis, one genomic window encodes:
- the rpsD gene encoding 30S ribosomal protein S4, which yields MSRYTGPSWKKSRRLGISLTGTGKEIERRPYAPGQHGPNSRRKMSEYGLQLQEKQKLRLMYGLNERQFVTTFNKAGKIKEGKQGENFMILLERRLDNVVYRLGLATTRRQARQLVNHGHIKVDGKRVDIPSYQVSVGQTISVRDKSKDLVIIRSAVESLFGRPDFITFDAEKLEGSLNRLPVRDELTADVDESFIVEYYNKLG from the coding sequence ATGTCACGTTATACAGGTCCAAGTTGGAAAAAATCACGTCGTTTAGGAATTTCTTTAACAGGTACTGGGAAAGAAATTGAACGTCGTCCATATGCTCCAGGACAACACGGCCCAAACAGCCGCAGAAAAATGTCTGAATATGGTCTACAACTACAAGAAAAACAAAAACTACGCTTGATGTATGGTTTAAACGAACGTCAATTCGTTACAACATTCAATAAAGCAGGTAAAATCAAAGAAGGTAAACAAGGTGAAAACTTTATGATCCTTCTAGAACGTCGTTTAGACAACGTTGTTTACCGTCTGGGTTTAGCTACTACACGTCGTCAAGCACGTCAATTGGTAAACCACGGTCATATCAAAGTTGACGGCAAACGTGTTGATATTCCATCTTACCAAGTCTCAGTTGGACAAACAATTTCTGTTCGCGATAAATCTAAAGATTTAGTTATTATCCGCAGTGCAGTTGAATCATTGTTTGGTCGTCCAGACTTCATTACTTTTGATGCTGAAAAACTTGAAGGTTCTCTAAATCGCTTGCCAGTTCGTGACGAACTGACTGCTGATGTAGATGAGTCATTCATCGTTGAATACTACAACAAATTAGGCTAA
- a CDS encoding toxic anion resistance protein, which translates to MDNEQKDVNQELEDLLANPFTDPFANTDQLETEKNKLMNTKTVDPLISRLPEESQRQARALAAQIDEKNMSAIISYGAAAQKKLGDFSHSMLDHVQNQDIGELGDSLNELMFKLNEASPADLQAEDKNIFRKMFGKVRQSVYEITAKYQQIGAQIDKIAIKLEHEKNGLLNDNIILEQLYKKNEDYFHALNIYIAAGEVKRQELQETIIPQAIEQAEKTSSQMDVQTVNDLNQFLDRLEKRTHDLLLTRQMTIQQAPQIRLIQNTNQALAEKIQASIHTAIPLWKNQVAIAMTLLRQKDAVTAQRQVSQTTNDLMLKNSEMLKISAIETAQENERGIIDIETLEKTQQDLIETLQETLRIQKEGRSKRLDAEKELSSMENQLREQLLNLQKEENERLT; encoded by the coding sequence TTGGATAATGAACAGAAAGATGTCAACCAAGAATTAGAAGACTTATTAGCCAACCCTTTTACTGATCCCTTTGCTAATACAGACCAATTAGAAACAGAAAAAAATAAACTCATGAATACGAAAACAGTTGACCCACTGATTTCACGTTTGCCGGAGGAAAGCCAGCGACAAGCGCGAGCCTTAGCAGCCCAAATAGACGAAAAAAATATGTCTGCTATTATTAGCTACGGTGCAGCAGCTCAAAAAAAATTAGGTGACTTTTCACATTCCATGTTAGATCACGTTCAAAACCAAGACATTGGGGAGCTTGGAGACTCATTGAATGAACTCATGTTTAAACTGAACGAAGCTAGTCCCGCTGACTTACAAGCAGAAGACAAGAATATTTTTAGAAAAATGTTTGGTAAAGTTAGACAAAGTGTTTATGAAATTACAGCTAAATACCAACAAATTGGTGCGCAAATTGATAAAATTGCGATCAAATTGGAACACGAGAAAAACGGCTTATTAAATGATAATATTATTTTAGAACAACTTTATAAAAAAAATGAAGATTATTTTCATGCGCTCAATATTTATATTGCTGCTGGTGAAGTAAAGCGTCAAGAATTACAAGAAACGATCATTCCACAAGCAATCGAACAGGCAGAGAAGACTTCCAGTCAAATGGATGTGCAAACAGTTAATGACCTTAATCAATTTCTTGACCGACTTGAAAAACGGACACACGATTTACTGTTAACGCGTCAAATGACGATTCAGCAAGCCCCACAAATTCGCTTGATTCAAAATACAAATCAAGCTTTGGCTGAAAAAATTCAAGCTTCAATTCATACTGCAATTCCACTTTGGAAAAATCAAGTAGCCATTGCTATGACACTTTTACGTCAAAAAGATGCTGTGACAGCGCAACGACAAGTTTCTCAAACGACTAATGATCTCATGCTTAAAAACTCAGAAATGCTAAAAATTTCTGCCATTGAAACGGCTCAAGAAAATGAGCGTGGAATTATTGATATCGAGACTTTGGAAAAAACACAGCAAGACCTCATCGAAACTTTACAAGAAACGCTTAGAATTCAAAAAGAAGGCCGCTCGAAACGCTTGGATGCAGAGAAAGAATTGTCTTCTATGGAGAATCAACTCCGCGAGCAACTTTTAAATTTACAAAAAGAAGAGAACGAACGCTTAACTTAG
- a CDS encoding NUDIX domain-containing protein, with translation MEFEEKTLSKEVIFDGVLVHLERLEVSLPNGGTSVREIIRHPGAVAMIPFTKDGKMVLVRQFRKPLDRTVVEIPAGKLEATDEDPLEAAKRELEEETHYQAAKWEAIVTMYPTPAYLDEKFTIYLAEELSLVENPLPQDEDEFVEVLECTYEEALALQASGEICDAKTLYALLYWQLRMKEQG, from the coding sequence ATGGAGTTTGAAGAAAAAACACTTAGCAAAGAAGTTATTTTTGATGGTGTCTTAGTACATTTAGAACGCCTGGAAGTTTCTTTACCAAACGGTGGGACATCTGTTCGTGAAATTATTCGTCATCCAGGTGCTGTTGCAATGATTCCCTTTACGAAAGATGGGAAAATGGTTTTAGTTCGCCAGTTTCGCAAACCCCTCGATCGAACCGTCGTAGAGATTCCAGCTGGTAAATTAGAAGCAACAGATGAAGACCCTCTAGAAGCTGCCAAACGCGAATTAGAAGAGGAAACCCATTACCAAGCAGCTAAATGGGAAGCAATTGTTACTATGTATCCGACACCGGCTTATTTGGATGAAAAATTTACCATTTACTTAGCAGAAGAGTTATCGCTTGTAGAAAATCCTTTGCCACAAGACGAAGATGAATTTGTAGAAGTATTAGAATGTACTTATGAAGAAGCATTAGCCTTGCAAGCTTCTGGAGAAATTTGTGATGCCAAAACTCTCTACGCACTCTTGTATTGGCAATTAAGAATGAAAGAACAGGGATAA
- a CDS encoding 5'-methylthioadenosine/adenosylhomocysteine nucleosidase: MIGIIGAMEEETRVLLAQMENQKKEKIHHLSYISGEIAGKPVVLTQSGIGKVNSALATAFMIDCYQPELVINTGSAGGLQPGLKVGDVLVADELSYHDVDATAFGYAKGQVPQMPVSYQSDSLAVKTFMAAAELLGLSPHKGLIVSSDSFVASKREVERILKEFPQAGATEMEGASIAQAAYLLEVPFVVIRSISDSADEEASISFDEFIIKAGKKSAELVISFIKNYK; the protein is encoded by the coding sequence ATGATTGGTATTATTGGAGCAATGGAAGAAGAAACGCGGGTTTTATTAGCACAAATGGAAAATCAAAAAAAAGAAAAGATTCATCATTTATCTTATATAAGTGGTGAAATAGCGGGGAAACCTGTCGTCCTGACGCAATCAGGTATCGGCAAAGTAAATTCAGCTTTAGCAACAGCTTTTATGATTGATTGTTACCAACCGGAGCTCGTTATTAATACCGGGTCTGCTGGGGGCTTACAACCGGGCTTAAAAGTTGGAGATGTTTTAGTAGCTGATGAACTAAGTTACCATGATGTTGATGCAACCGCCTTTGGCTACGCTAAGGGTCAGGTGCCGCAAATGCCAGTTAGCTATCAAAGTGACAGCCTGGCAGTGAAAACGTTTATGGCAGCTGCGGAATTGCTCGGTCTAAGTCCTCACAAAGGTTTAATCGTATCCAGTGATTCGTTTGTGGCAAGTAAAAGAGAAGTTGAACGAATTCTTAAAGAGTTTCCCCAAGCAGGTGCAACTGAAATGGAAGGTGCTTCAATTGCGCAAGCGGCTTATTTACTAGAAGTTCCCTTTGTTGTTATTCGCTCTATTTCAGATAGTGCTGATGAAGAAGCATCTATCTCTTTTGATGAATTTATTATTAAGGCTGGTAAAAAATCAGCAGAATTAGTAATCAGTTTTATCAAAAATTACAAATAA
- a CDS encoding 5-bromo-4-chloroindolyl phosphate hydrolysis family protein: protein MLASIKNVLYFTITNVICLIALIVLFFGFGFDFFTSLALTFILGAFLYQKEKIKNPNTTHPSLERVSPEKEAFYQVKGLTKDEMNLFRKTMYTARIDIYEIEKNIKKNTKLLAITSRNHTMPVLKDFFRHIVEQPNRLHDVNTFLYTQLPNLKELTSHYIEIDSHLSKTKETYQILAKSAEAIDALCQQIESSYRDFMANDLNRAEIEIELANYGRESDNNTQVVKEPSETEL from the coding sequence ATGTTGGCATCTATTAAAAATGTACTCTACTTTACCATTACGAATGTCATTTGTCTGATAGCATTAATCGTGCTCTTTTTCGGTTTTGGATTTGATTTTTTCACTTCGCTTGCCTTAACTTTTATTTTGGGCGCTTTTCTTTATCAAAAAGAGAAAATCAAGAATCCAAATACTACTCACCCTTCTTTAGAGCGTGTGAGCCCCGAAAAAGAAGCTTTCTATCAAGTAAAGGGATTAACAAAAGATGAGATGAATCTTTTCCGAAAAACTATGTATACAGCACGAATTGACATTTACGAAATAGAGAAAAACATTAAAAAAAACACCAAGCTTTTAGCTATAACGAGCCGTAACCATACCATGCCAGTACTAAAAGATTTTTTTAGACACATCGTTGAACAACCTAATCGTTTACACGATGTTAATACTTTTTTATACACGCAACTCCCCAATTTAAAAGAGTTAACCAGTCACTACATTGAAATAGATAGTCATCTTTCCAAGACAAAAGAAACTTATCAAATACTGGCTAAAAGCGCTGAAGCAATTGATGCACTTTGCCAACAAATAGAAAGTAGCTATCGTGACTTTATGGCTAATGACTTAAATCGTGCTGAAATAGAAATCGAACTTGCGAATTATGGACGTGAAAGCGATAATAATACTCAAGTTGTGAAAGAACCATCAGAAACTGAACTATAG
- a CDS encoding cold-shock protein → MEQGKVKWFNAEKGFGFIEVDGGEDVFVHFSAIQDEGFKTLEEGQDVQFDIVEGDRGPQAANVTKL, encoded by the coding sequence ATGGAACAAGGTAAAGTAAAATGGTTTAATGCAGAAAAAGGATTTGGATTTATCGAAGTTGATGGAGGAGAAGACGTATTCGTACATTTCTCAGCTATTCAAGACGAAGGTTTTAAAACATTAGAAGAAGGACAAGACGTTCAATTCGACATCGTTGAAGGCGACCGTGGTCCTCAAGCAGCTAATGTAACTAAACTATAA
- a CDS encoding GlsB/YeaQ/YmgE family stress response membrane protein has product MSLIWSLIVGGVLGAIAGSIMGRDIPGGIIGNIIAGFIGSWIGTSLLGEWGFEIGGFYIIPALIGALVLIFIVSFFLSRTKR; this is encoded by the coding sequence ATGAGTTTAATTTGGTCACTTATAGTTGGAGGCGTATTAGGCGCTATTGCAGGGTCAATTATGGGAAGAGATATCCCAGGCGGAATTATTGGCAATATTATTGCAGGTTTTATTGGTTCATGGATCGGTACTTCTCTATTAGGAGAATGGGGATTTGAAATTGGTGGATTCTACATCATACCTGCCTTAATTGGTGCCCTTGTACTAATATTTATCGTATCGTTCTTCTTAAGTAGAACAAAAAGATAA